The following coding sequences are from one Luteolibacter yonseiensis window:
- a CDS encoding outer membrane lipoprotein-sorting protein: MKAILILSTLSALVSPTFAQEADAKSLATQLAGLQQDGSSFAKVKMDVTSADGAKQSLQFQIKQRRSANTTEVVYQILWPKERMGEAVLLKRSGVEMSGTLLTLPDKVRNLSAAELKGPLLGTSLSCSDVLEDFFSWENQKIVGEETVNRVKCQILESKSGSATVRSWIDTKRVVPLRIEKYLSSGNAFRRIEAVAVNKDDNNRNIPSSMTVQDLQKGTTTSIDGSKLKHGVTYDNSDFTAEGLKNLTPPR, from the coding sequence ATGAAAGCCATCCTCATCTTATCCACCTTGTCCGCGCTCGTGTCTCCCACCTTCGCCCAGGAAGCGGATGCGAAGTCTCTCGCCACCCAGCTCGCCGGCCTCCAACAGGACGGCTCTTCCTTCGCCAAGGTGAAGATGGACGTGACCTCGGCGGACGGCGCGAAGCAGTCCCTGCAGTTTCAGATCAAACAACGCCGTTCCGCGAACACGACCGAGGTGGTTTACCAGATCCTCTGGCCCAAGGAACGCATGGGTGAAGCGGTGCTTCTGAAGCGGTCCGGTGTGGAAATGTCCGGCACCCTTCTCACCCTCCCTGACAAGGTTCGCAACCTCAGCGCGGCGGAGCTCAAGGGGCCTCTCCTCGGGACATCCCTGTCGTGCTCGGACGTGCTTGAGGATTTTTTCAGTTGGGAAAACCAGAAGATCGTCGGCGAGGAGACCGTGAACCGCGTGAAATGCCAGATCCTCGAATCGAAATCCGGTTCCGCCACGGTCCGCAGTTGGATCGATACCAAGCGTGTGGTGCCGCTGCGCATCGAGAAATACCTGTCCTCTGGAAACGCCTTCCGCAGGATCGAGGCGGTGGCGGTCAACAAGGATGACAACAACCGCAACATCCCGTCCAGCATGACGGTCCAAGACCTGCAGAAGGGCACCACCACCTCCATCGACGGATCCAAGCTCAAGCACGGGGTTACTTACGACAACTCCGACTTCACCGCCGAAGGCCTGAAGAATCTGACGCCCCCACGCTGA
- a CDS encoding ABC transporter permease, with amino-acid sequence MTFFTIIVRGLLRRPVRTGLTLVGISIGIAAVVALVGISRGFEQSWAKGMQARGTDIVVSSMGSGLAPKPFNTSVRDRISAVPGVAAACSLYVDLTSIESSSMMIVSSREWGGFSWQNLKLISGRLPNDAKEPAVVLGPNAAEVLGKKVGDPLQIDTRELTVVGIVDGGALVENGSVILSLSLYQEITGNEGQINVVDVRVEPGRDEAGIKKICAEINTVVTEAKALPAGENIGNSQAYKFISAMSWGTSLLAVIVGVLGVMNTMLMTVFERKQEISILLAIGWRRSRVMRMILLESALLGFLGGVTGVIVGSITVKVLEKMPAINGLLEPDLSVRLMVISVAISVIVGVISGLYPAWRSSRLKPSLAMQG; translated from the coding sequence ATGACGTTTTTCACCATCATCGTCCGTGGTCTCCTGCGCAGGCCGGTCCGCACCGGGCTGACATTGGTCGGCATTTCCATCGGTATTGCCGCCGTGGTCGCGCTCGTTGGAATTTCCCGAGGCTTCGAGCAAAGCTGGGCGAAAGGCATGCAGGCACGCGGCACGGACATCGTGGTCAGCAGCATGGGCAGCGGACTTGCCCCGAAGCCTTTCAACACATCCGTGCGCGACCGCATTTCCGCGGTTCCCGGAGTGGCGGCGGCGTGTTCGCTTTATGTCGATCTCACGAGCATCGAGTCCTCGTCCATGATGATCGTTTCCTCCCGCGAGTGGGGTGGCTTCTCCTGGCAGAATCTCAAGCTCATTTCCGGCAGGTTGCCGAATGACGCGAAGGAACCCGCCGTGGTGCTGGGACCCAACGCGGCCGAAGTGTTGGGTAAAAAAGTCGGCGACCCGCTCCAGATCGACACCCGCGAGCTGACCGTGGTCGGCATCGTTGATGGTGGCGCGCTGGTGGAGAACGGCTCCGTCATCCTGTCACTTTCTCTCTATCAGGAGATTACGGGCAACGAGGGGCAGATCAATGTGGTCGACGTCCGGGTGGAGCCCGGCAGGGATGAAGCCGGCATCAAAAAGATCTGCGCGGAAATCAACACGGTCGTCACCGAAGCCAAGGCCCTTCCTGCCGGCGAAAACATCGGCAACAGCCAGGCCTACAAATTCATCAGCGCGATGAGCTGGGGCACCTCGCTGCTGGCGGTGATCGTCGGGGTCCTCGGTGTGATGAACACCATGCTGATGACGGTGTTCGAGAGGAAGCAGGAGATCAGCATCCTGCTCGCCATCGGCTGGAGGCGGTCGCGGGTCATGCGCATGATCCTGCTTGAGTCGGCGTTGCTCGGATTCCTCGGCGGCGTTACCGGAGTGATCGTCGGCTCCATCACCGTCAAGGTGCTCGAGAAGATGCCGGCCATCAACGGATTGCTGGAACCGGACCTCAGCGTGCGATTGATGGTAATTTCGGTGGCAATCTCGGTGATCGTGGGCGTCATTAGCGGACTGTATCCCGCCTGGCGCAGTTCGCGGCTCAAGCCGAGCCTCGCGATGCAGGGCTGA
- a CDS encoding ABC transporter ATP-binding protein — protein MSGSRTAGSCVYELTALKKDYDEGSVQALRGVDLRIMEGEFVAITGPSGCGKSTLLQMLGALDEPTDGTLKYRGAPLPHHSQASAYRAREIGIIFQAFHLLPTFTAVENVQMPMLETDRTAGDRKTRALELLQAVGLEKRVNHFPSKLSGGERQRVAIARSLGNSPSVLLADEPTGNLDSENAHFILDLIIRLHQEHRMTLVLITHDPSIAARASRVIHMKDGRVVSDSNPPPGAI, from the coding sequence ATGAGCGGATCCCGCACGGCCGGTTCATGCGTTTATGAACTGACAGCCCTGAAGAAGGACTACGACGAAGGCAGCGTTCAGGCGCTGCGCGGAGTGGACCTGCGCATCATGGAGGGTGAGTTCGTCGCCATCACGGGTCCCAGCGGTTGCGGGAAATCCACGTTGCTCCAGATGCTGGGCGCGCTCGACGAACCTACGGATGGGACTCTTAAATATCGCGGCGCGCCGTTGCCGCACCACTCTCAGGCCTCTGCCTACCGGGCGAGGGAGATCGGCATCATTTTCCAGGCATTCCACCTCCTGCCGACCTTCACCGCCGTGGAAAACGTCCAGATGCCCATGCTGGAAACGGATCGCACCGCCGGAGATCGCAAGACGCGGGCCCTGGAACTCTTGCAGGCGGTGGGGCTGGAAAAGCGGGTAAACCATTTTCCTTCGAAACTCTCGGGAGGGGAGCGCCAGCGCGTCGCCATCGCCCGCAGTCTCGGCAACAGCCCCTCCGTCTTGCTGGCCGACGAACCGACCGGGAATCTCGACAGCGAGAACGCCCATTTCATCCTCGATCTCATCATCCGCCTCCACCAGGAACACCGGATGACGCTGGTCCTGATCACCCACGATCCCTCAATCGCCGCCCGCGCCTCGCGGGTCATCCACATGAAGGATGGCCGCGTGGTTTCCGATAGCAACCCTCCACCTGGGGCCATCTGA
- a CDS encoding fatty acid desaturase family protein — MKTLPADVGNEPHWVSRQAFQIVIIMALFAEITMFLILKNEVSLWWAVPVVLVISHLMHGAAVGFHEASHGLLRRNRKFNEFDGVLIGLLSFMSFSLYRASHQSHHAHFTTERDEELWPFVFTSSPRWFRVLIAIFELTFGMFFVPFLFLRTFLRKGSPIRSKKVRKRIWQEFALMGVLWVVILTTVAFFGLWKYFLWMYFIPTFIAGDLQSWRKYIEHVGLTGSTINSGTRNIVADTWTGKLVAFTLLHEPYHGLHHLHVGLPHAELPRLAPELEPKHPDEIHPFPSYRHAMLHLFRALADPRVGAQWNRRENSPV; from the coding sequence ATGAAAACCTTGCCAGCAGACGTCGGTAACGAGCCGCACTGGGTGAGCCGCCAGGCTTTCCAGATCGTGATCATCATGGCTCTCTTCGCAGAGATCACGATGTTCCTCATCCTGAAAAACGAGGTTTCGCTGTGGTGGGCGGTGCCGGTGGTGCTGGTGATCAGCCACCTCATGCACGGCGCGGCGGTGGGCTTCCACGAGGCGTCGCACGGTCTGCTGCGACGGAACCGCAAGTTCAACGAATTCGACGGCGTGCTCATCGGTCTTCTCAGTTTCATGAGCTTCAGCCTCTACCGGGCGTCGCACCAGTCGCACCACGCACACTTCACCACGGAGCGGGATGAGGAACTCTGGCCGTTTGTTTTCACTTCTTCCCCGCGCTGGTTCCGGGTGCTCATCGCCATTTTCGAACTCACCTTCGGCATGTTCTTCGTGCCGTTTCTTTTCCTCCGGACCTTCCTCCGCAAGGGCTCGCCGATCCGCAGCAAGAAGGTCCGCAAGCGCATCTGGCAGGAGTTCGCCCTCATGGGTGTGCTGTGGGTCGTCATCCTGACGACGGTCGCCTTCTTCGGCCTGTGGAAATATTTCCTGTGGATGTATTTCATCCCCACCTTCATCGCCGGCGACCTCCAAAGCTGGCGGAAGTACATCGAACACGTCGGGCTGACGGGGAGCACCATCAACAGCGGGACACGCAACATCGTGGCGGATACCTGGACCGGAAAACTGGTTGCCTTCACCCTGCTTCACGAGCCCTATCACGGCCTGCACCACCTGCACGTCGGCCTGCCTCACGCGGAGCTGCCCAGGCTCGCGCCCGAGCTCGAGCCGAAGCACCCGGATGAGATCCACCCCTTTCCAAGCTACCGCCATGCGATGCTGCATCTGTTCCGCGCGCTGGCCGATCCCCGCGTGGGCGCACAGTGGAACCGGAGGGAGAATTCACCGGTATGA
- a CDS encoding condensation domain-containing protein — MSDPRAQFKLWLESGEARLQPVTLPQRELWENSPIPVPHPANHICGLIEIRGPLTHEQCEAALQRVIDRHEALRTSFLPGKERPLQMIRTAVEAVLGYRELAPGEDLEAVMQETYRRPFDMLQGPVHRVEMIRRGVNDHVLAFAFHHAIADGWSLGVFVQDLCTAYVMGLSGLKKAVAVGMMGLKNSLPPVGQTYSEWAAAERASWQPADVARRTGFWKSHLAGSTRIWDGTDTSQPLERWVSAIPADLARGGKALAVSHGTTLFSTLLAVFQLTLSKWTGKTDILVGTPVANRNKDSVRETMGYFAGVVPIRGQVDPSRDFPDHLKKVAETTLDCFANAMPFAELAAAIGEPCLPGRHSIFDVRFALQNHPVPDVTLPRISSKLRMRSTGTARFDLGCEITADGEGLEIVWLFRRGLLSLADIRDLDHLYQSSLADACHAPASNLMTASR; from the coding sequence ATGTCGGATCCGAGAGCACAATTCAAGCTCTGGCTGGAAAGCGGGGAAGCCCGCCTCCAGCCGGTGACCCTGCCGCAGCGCGAGTTATGGGAGAATTCTCCCATTCCCGTCCCGCATCCGGCGAACCATATCTGCGGACTCATTGAAATCAGGGGGCCGCTCACGCATGAACAATGCGAGGCAGCGCTCCAACGGGTCATCGACCGCCATGAGGCGTTGCGAACCTCGTTCCTGCCGGGCAAGGAGCGACCGCTGCAGATGATCCGCACCGCCGTGGAAGCGGTGCTTGGTTATCGTGAACTCGCTCCCGGCGAGGATCTGGAGGCGGTGATGCAGGAAACCTACCGCCGTCCGTTCGACATGTTGCAGGGGCCTGTCCACCGCGTGGAAATGATCCGGCGCGGGGTGAATGACCATGTCCTCGCTTTCGCTTTCCACCACGCCATCGCGGACGGATGGTCGCTCGGGGTGTTCGTGCAGGACCTCTGCACCGCCTACGTGATGGGCCTCTCCGGCTTGAAAAAAGCCGTCGCCGTCGGCATGATGGGACTGAAAAACTCCCTGCCGCCCGTCGGTCAGACCTACAGCGAGTGGGCCGCCGCGGAGCGTGCTTCATGGCAGCCCGCCGATGTGGCGCGGCGCACGGGTTTTTGGAAATCCCACCTCGCCGGTTCGACCCGGATCTGGGATGGAACCGACACGTCGCAACCACTCGAACGCTGGGTGTCGGCCATCCCCGCGGATCTCGCGCGGGGCGGCAAGGCGCTGGCGGTCAGCCACGGCACCACGCTTTTCAGTACGTTGCTCGCGGTGTTCCAGCTCACGCTTTCCAAATGGACCGGCAAGACGGACATCCTCGTCGGAACGCCGGTCGCGAACCGTAACAAGGATTCCGTCCGCGAGACCATGGGCTACTTCGCCGGAGTGGTCCCGATCCGCGGGCAGGTCGATCCTTCACGCGATTTCCCCGATCACCTGAAAAAGGTCGCGGAAACCACGCTGGATTGTTTCGCCAACGCGATGCCCTTCGCCGAACTCGCCGCCGCGATCGGCGAACCCTGTTTGCCCGGGCGGCATTCGATCTTCGACGTCCGTTTCGCCCTGCAGAACCACCCCGTTCCGGATGTCACGCTGCCGCGCATTTCCAGCAAGCTCCGGATGCGGTCCACCGGCACCGCCCGCTTCGATCTCGGTTGTGAAATCACGGCCGATGGTGAAGGTCTGGAGATCGTCTGGTTGTTCCGTCGCGGACTTTTATCCCTTGCCGACATCAGGGACCTCGACCATCTCTATCAAAGCTCGCTGGCGGATGCCTGCCATGCCCCAGCCTCCAACCTCATGACCGCCTCGCGATGA